Proteins from a single region of Gasterosteus aculeatus chromosome 20, fGasAcu3.hap1.1, whole genome shotgun sequence:
- the cblc gene encoding E3 ubiquitin-protein ligase CBL-C isoform X20, whose product MAAAGSPASPSPESSPRPPTSGDRLLVDKLLKRLVKLRHLCANARLGLRVSPPYLPELVSDTAALLTQVWEPYRGPGAAGGRAPRGDEAEYLRVHARNLLDKTERALLLFKEGREKMFDETSSCRRNLTKLSLLFSHMLWELRAMFPGGGFQGDTYRVTKAEAHEFWISSFGNKCIVQWNSFKEKLQSVHTFEEGMESMALKSTIDLTCSDHITVFEFDIFTRLFQPWGSLIRNWNQLAVTHPGYMAFLTYDQVIARLEHYMHRPGSYIFRLSCTKLGEWAIGHVTREGSVVQTIPQNTPLYQALVQGSREGCYLYPDGRDGNPDMTSLYQAARQDKVKVTEEQYELYCDIGSTFQLCKICAERDKDTRIQPCGHLLCQPCLTGWQQNSAGHTCPYCRCDIRGTESVLVEPYRPGSGQSEEDAEDDHEEEDHEDIELMIKEMASHRKQSSLDYQVPVSGLAAPSLPPKARTSPKCPAPSGLQTPETRTLDQQSRARPDQSGNEGRRREKKQTNMKSTELIPPATFLSPPRNSVEGGAAWLRPSSPVKQGQQRGEREEWKEALRDDGCDPAEMTRRMSSS is encoded by the exons ATGGCGGCGGCCGGTTCGCCAGCCTCCCCGAGCCCGGAATCgagcccccggccccccaccaGTGGAGATCGGCTGCTGGTGGACAAACTCCTCAAAAGACTGGTTAAACTCCGCCACCTGTGCGCCAACGCCCGGCTGGGCCTGAGGGTCAGCCCGCCCTACCTGCCGGAGCTGGTGTCGGACACAGCGGCGCTGCTCACGCAGGTGTGGGAGCCCTACCGAGGCCCCGGGGCGGCGGGCGGCCGGGCCCCCCGGGGGGACGAGGCCGAGTACCTGAGGGTCCATGCCCGAAACCTGCTGGATAAGACGGAGcgagctctgctgctgttcaaaGAGGGGCGCGAGAAGATGTTTGATGAGACGTCCAGCTGCAG GAGGAACTTGACCAAACTGTCGTTGCTGTTCAGTCACATGCTCTGGGAGCTGAGGGCCATGTTTCCAGGGGGCGGTTTTCAAGGTGACACTTACAGGGTGACCAAGGCCGAGGCCCATGAGTTCTGGATTTCTTCATTTGGAAATAA GTGTATAGTGCAGTGGAACAGTTTCAAAGAGAAGCTGCAGAGTGTCCACACGTTTGAGGAGGGGATGGAGTCCATGGCCCTGAAATCAACGATAGATCTCACCTGCAGTGACCACATCACTGTGTTTGAGTTCGACATCTTCACGCGGCTCTTTCAG CCGTGGGGGTCTCTCATAAGGAACTGGAACCAGCTAGCAGTGACTCATCCAGGCTACATGGCCTTCCTCACCTATGACCAGGTGATCGCTCGTCTGGAGCACTACATGCACAGACCTGGCAG CTACATATTTCGCCTGAGCTGCACAAAATTGGGCGAGTGGGCCATTGGCCACGTGACCAGGGAAGGCAGCGTCGTCCAGACGATACCCCAGAATACCCCACTTTACCAGGCCCTCGTTCAGGGCTCCCGGGAAGGCTG CTACCTGTACCCAGACGGCCGGGACGGGAACCCCGACATGACAAGCTTGTATCAAGCGGCCCGGCAGGACAAAGTCAAAGTCACGGAG GAGCAGTACGAGCTCTACTGCGACATAGGCAGCACCTTCCAGCTGTGTAAGATCTGCGCAGAGAGGGACAAGGACACTCGGATCCAGCCCTGTGGGCATCTCCTCTGCCAACCCTGCCTCACAGGCTGGCAG CAGAATTCAGCCGGCCACACCTGCCCATACTGTCGCTGCGACATCCGAGGGACGGAGTCCGTCCTCGTGGAGCCCTACCGGCCAGGCAGCGGTCAGAGCGAGGAGGACGCTGAGGACGACCACGAGGAAGAGGACCACGAGGACATCGAACTGATGATCAAAGAAATGGCTTCCCACAGGAAG CAGTCAAGCTTGGATTACCAGGTTCCCGTATCGGGCCTCGCCGCTCCATCTCTGCCCCCTAAAGCCCGCACGAGCCCAAAATGTCCAGCTCCCTCCGGCCTCCAGACACCAGAAACCAGGACTCTGGACCAACAGTCCCGCGCCCGCCCA GATCAAAGTGGCAATGAAGGAcgtagaagagagaaaaaacagacaaatatgAAAAG CACTGAATTAATCCCACCAGCAACGTTTTTGTCTCCTCCTCGGAACAGTGTTGAGG GAGGGGCAGCGTGGCTCAGACCCTCCAGTCCAGTCAAACAGGGACAACAacgtggagagagggaggaatggaaagaggcGCTCAGAGACGACGGATGTGACCCGGCAGAGATGACGAGACGAATGTCCTCCTCATAG
- the cblc gene encoding E3 ubiquitin-protein ligase CBL-C isoform X4, translated as MAAAGSPASPSPESSPRPPTSGDRLLVDKLLKRLVKLRHLCANARLGLRVSPPYLPELVSDTAALLTQVWEPYRGPGAAGGRAPRGDEAEYLRVHARNLLDKTERALLLFKEGREKMFDETSSCRRNLTKLSLLFSHMLWELRAMFPGGGFQGDTYRVTKAEAHEFWISSFGNKCIVQWNSFKEKLQSVHTFEEGMESMALKSTIDLTCSDHITVFEFDIFTRLFQPWGSLIRNWNQLAVTHPGYMAFLTYDQVIARLEHYMHRPGSYIFRLSCTKLGEWAIGHVTREGSVVQTIPQNTPLYQALVQGSREGCYLYPDGRDGNPDMTSLYQAARQDKVKVTEEQYELYCDIGSTFQLCKICAERDKDTRIQPCGHLLCQPCLTGWQNSAGHTCPYCRCDIRGTESVLVEPYRPGSGQSEEDAEDDHEEEDHEDIELMIKEMASHRKQQSSLDYQVPVSGLAAPSLPPKARTSPKCPAPSGLQTPETRTLDQQSRARPQDQSGNEGRRREKKQTNMKSSTELIPPATFLSPPRNSVEAWYDLLSCWCPGGAAWLRPSSPVKQGQQRGEREEWKEALRDDGCDPAEMTRRMSSS; from the exons ATGGCGGCGGCCGGTTCGCCAGCCTCCCCGAGCCCGGAATCgagcccccggccccccaccaGTGGAGATCGGCTGCTGGTGGACAAACTCCTCAAAAGACTGGTTAAACTCCGCCACCTGTGCGCCAACGCCCGGCTGGGCCTGAGGGTCAGCCCGCCCTACCTGCCGGAGCTGGTGTCGGACACAGCGGCGCTGCTCACGCAGGTGTGGGAGCCCTACCGAGGCCCCGGGGCGGCGGGCGGCCGGGCCCCCCGGGGGGACGAGGCCGAGTACCTGAGGGTCCATGCCCGAAACCTGCTGGATAAGACGGAGcgagctctgctgctgttcaaaGAGGGGCGCGAGAAGATGTTTGATGAGACGTCCAGCTGCAG GAGGAACTTGACCAAACTGTCGTTGCTGTTCAGTCACATGCTCTGGGAGCTGAGGGCCATGTTTCCAGGGGGCGGTTTTCAAGGTGACACTTACAGGGTGACCAAGGCCGAGGCCCATGAGTTCTGGATTTCTTCATTTGGAAATAA GTGTATAGTGCAGTGGAACAGTTTCAAAGAGAAGCTGCAGAGTGTCCACACGTTTGAGGAGGGGATGGAGTCCATGGCCCTGAAATCAACGATAGATCTCACCTGCAGTGACCACATCACTGTGTTTGAGTTCGACATCTTCACGCGGCTCTTTCAG CCGTGGGGGTCTCTCATAAGGAACTGGAACCAGCTAGCAGTGACTCATCCAGGCTACATGGCCTTCCTCACCTATGACCAGGTGATCGCTCGTCTGGAGCACTACATGCACAGACCTGGCAG CTACATATTTCGCCTGAGCTGCACAAAATTGGGCGAGTGGGCCATTGGCCACGTGACCAGGGAAGGCAGCGTCGTCCAGACGATACCCCAGAATACCCCACTTTACCAGGCCCTCGTTCAGGGCTCCCGGGAAGGCTG CTACCTGTACCCAGACGGCCGGGACGGGAACCCCGACATGACAAGCTTGTATCAAGCGGCCCGGCAGGACAAAGTCAAAGTCACGGAG GAGCAGTACGAGCTCTACTGCGACATAGGCAGCACCTTCCAGCTGTGTAAGATCTGCGCAGAGAGGGACAAGGACACTCGGATCCAGCCCTGTGGGCATCTCCTCTGCCAACCCTGCCTCACAGGCTGGCAG AATTCAGCCGGCCACACCTGCCCATACTGTCGCTGCGACATCCGAGGGACGGAGTCCGTCCTCGTGGAGCCCTACCGGCCAGGCAGCGGTCAGAGCGAGGAGGACGCTGAGGACGACCACGAGGAAGAGGACCACGAGGACATCGAACTGATGATCAAAGAAATGGCTTCCCACAGGAAG CAGCAGTCAAGCTTGGATTACCAGGTTCCCGTATCGGGCCTCGCCGCTCCATCTCTGCCCCCTAAAGCCCGCACGAGCCCAAAATGTCCAGCTCCCTCCGGCCTCCAGACACCAGAAACCAGGACTCTGGACCAACAGTCCCGCGCCCGCCCA CAGGATCAAAGTGGCAATGAAGGAcgtagaagagagaaaaaacagacaaatatgAAAAG CAGCACTGAATTAATCCCACCAGCAACGTTTTTGTCTCCTCCTCGGAACAGTGTTGAGG CATGGTATGATCTCTTGTCGTGTTGGTGTCCAGGAGGGGCAGCGTGGCTCAGACCCTCCAGTCCAGTCAAACAGGGACAACAacgtggagagagggaggaatggaaagaggcGCTCAGAGACGACGGATGTGACCCGGCAGAGATGACGAGACGAATGTCCTCCTCATAG
- the cblc gene encoding E3 ubiquitin-protein ligase CBL-C isoform X11, which translates to MAAAGSPASPSPESSPRPPTSGDRLLVDKLLKRLVKLRHLCANARLGLRVSPPYLPELVSDTAALLTQVWEPYRGPGAAGGRAPRGDEAEYLRVHARNLLDKTERALLLFKEGREKMFDETSSCRRNLTKLSLLFSHMLWELRAMFPGGGFQGDTYRVTKAEAHEFWISSFGNKCIVQWNSFKEKLQSVHTFEEGMESMALKSTIDLTCSDHITVFEFDIFTRLFQPWGSLIRNWNQLAVTHPGYMAFLTYDQVIARLEHYMHRPGSYIFRLSCTKLGEWAIGHVTREGSVVQTIPQNTPLYQALVQGSREGCYLYPDGRDGNPDMTSLYQAARQDKVKVTEEQYELYCDIGSTFQLCKICAERDKDTRIQPCGHLLCQPCLTGWQQNSAGHTCPYCRCDIRGTESVLVEPYRPGSGQSEEDAEDDHEEEDHEDIELMIKEMASHRKQSSLDYQVPVSGLAAPSLPPKARTSPKCPAPSGLQTPETRTLDQQSRARPDQSGNEGRRREKKQTNMKSTELIPPATFLSPPRNSVEAWYDLLSCWCPGGAAWLRPSSPVKQGQQRGEREEWKEALRDDGCDPAEMTRRMSSS; encoded by the exons ATGGCGGCGGCCGGTTCGCCAGCCTCCCCGAGCCCGGAATCgagcccccggccccccaccaGTGGAGATCGGCTGCTGGTGGACAAACTCCTCAAAAGACTGGTTAAACTCCGCCACCTGTGCGCCAACGCCCGGCTGGGCCTGAGGGTCAGCCCGCCCTACCTGCCGGAGCTGGTGTCGGACACAGCGGCGCTGCTCACGCAGGTGTGGGAGCCCTACCGAGGCCCCGGGGCGGCGGGCGGCCGGGCCCCCCGGGGGGACGAGGCCGAGTACCTGAGGGTCCATGCCCGAAACCTGCTGGATAAGACGGAGcgagctctgctgctgttcaaaGAGGGGCGCGAGAAGATGTTTGATGAGACGTCCAGCTGCAG GAGGAACTTGACCAAACTGTCGTTGCTGTTCAGTCACATGCTCTGGGAGCTGAGGGCCATGTTTCCAGGGGGCGGTTTTCAAGGTGACACTTACAGGGTGACCAAGGCCGAGGCCCATGAGTTCTGGATTTCTTCATTTGGAAATAA GTGTATAGTGCAGTGGAACAGTTTCAAAGAGAAGCTGCAGAGTGTCCACACGTTTGAGGAGGGGATGGAGTCCATGGCCCTGAAATCAACGATAGATCTCACCTGCAGTGACCACATCACTGTGTTTGAGTTCGACATCTTCACGCGGCTCTTTCAG CCGTGGGGGTCTCTCATAAGGAACTGGAACCAGCTAGCAGTGACTCATCCAGGCTACATGGCCTTCCTCACCTATGACCAGGTGATCGCTCGTCTGGAGCACTACATGCACAGACCTGGCAG CTACATATTTCGCCTGAGCTGCACAAAATTGGGCGAGTGGGCCATTGGCCACGTGACCAGGGAAGGCAGCGTCGTCCAGACGATACCCCAGAATACCCCACTTTACCAGGCCCTCGTTCAGGGCTCCCGGGAAGGCTG CTACCTGTACCCAGACGGCCGGGACGGGAACCCCGACATGACAAGCTTGTATCAAGCGGCCCGGCAGGACAAAGTCAAAGTCACGGAG GAGCAGTACGAGCTCTACTGCGACATAGGCAGCACCTTCCAGCTGTGTAAGATCTGCGCAGAGAGGGACAAGGACACTCGGATCCAGCCCTGTGGGCATCTCCTCTGCCAACCCTGCCTCACAGGCTGGCAG CAGAATTCAGCCGGCCACACCTGCCCATACTGTCGCTGCGACATCCGAGGGACGGAGTCCGTCCTCGTGGAGCCCTACCGGCCAGGCAGCGGTCAGAGCGAGGAGGACGCTGAGGACGACCACGAGGAAGAGGACCACGAGGACATCGAACTGATGATCAAAGAAATGGCTTCCCACAGGAAG CAGTCAAGCTTGGATTACCAGGTTCCCGTATCGGGCCTCGCCGCTCCATCTCTGCCCCCTAAAGCCCGCACGAGCCCAAAATGTCCAGCTCCCTCCGGCCTCCAGACACCAGAAACCAGGACTCTGGACCAACAGTCCCGCGCCCGCCCA GATCAAAGTGGCAATGAAGGAcgtagaagagagaaaaaacagacaaatatgAAAAG CACTGAATTAATCCCACCAGCAACGTTTTTGTCTCCTCCTCGGAACAGTGTTGAGG CATGGTATGATCTCTTGTCGTGTTGGTGTCCAGGAGGGGCAGCGTGGCTCAGACCCTCCAGTCCAGTCAAACAGGGACAACAacgtggagagagggaggaatggaaagaggcGCTCAGAGACGACGGATGTGACCCGGCAGAGATGACGAGACGAATGTCCTCCTCATAG
- the cblc gene encoding E3 ubiquitin-protein ligase CBL-C isoform X14, translated as MAAAGSPASPSPESSPRPPTSGDRLLVDKLLKRLVKLRHLCANARLGLRVSPPYLPELVSDTAALLTQVWEPYRGPGAAGGRAPRGDEAEYLRVHARNLLDKTERALLLFKEGREKMFDETSSCRRNLTKLSLLFSHMLWELRAMFPGGGFQGDTYRVTKAEAHEFWISSFGNKCIVQWNSFKEKLQSVHTFEEGMESMALKSTIDLTCSDHITVFEFDIFTRLFQPWGSLIRNWNQLAVTHPGYMAFLTYDQVIARLEHYMHRPGSYIFRLSCTKLGEWAIGHVTREGSVVQTIPQNTPLYQALVQGSREGCYLYPDGRDGNPDMTSLYQAARQDKVKVTEEQYELYCDIGSTFQLCKICAERDKDTRIQPCGHLLCQPCLTGWQQNSAGHTCPYCRCDIRGTESVLVEPYRPGSGQSEEDAEDDHEEEDHEDIELMIKEMASHRKQQSSLDYQVPVSGLAAPSLPPKARTSPKCPAPSGLQTPETRTLDQQSRARPDQSGNEGRRREKKQTNMKSSTELIPPATFLSPPRNSVEGGAAWLRPSSPVKQGQQRGEREEWKEALRDDGCDPAEMTRRMSSS; from the exons ATGGCGGCGGCCGGTTCGCCAGCCTCCCCGAGCCCGGAATCgagcccccggccccccaccaGTGGAGATCGGCTGCTGGTGGACAAACTCCTCAAAAGACTGGTTAAACTCCGCCACCTGTGCGCCAACGCCCGGCTGGGCCTGAGGGTCAGCCCGCCCTACCTGCCGGAGCTGGTGTCGGACACAGCGGCGCTGCTCACGCAGGTGTGGGAGCCCTACCGAGGCCCCGGGGCGGCGGGCGGCCGGGCCCCCCGGGGGGACGAGGCCGAGTACCTGAGGGTCCATGCCCGAAACCTGCTGGATAAGACGGAGcgagctctgctgctgttcaaaGAGGGGCGCGAGAAGATGTTTGATGAGACGTCCAGCTGCAG GAGGAACTTGACCAAACTGTCGTTGCTGTTCAGTCACATGCTCTGGGAGCTGAGGGCCATGTTTCCAGGGGGCGGTTTTCAAGGTGACACTTACAGGGTGACCAAGGCCGAGGCCCATGAGTTCTGGATTTCTTCATTTGGAAATAA GTGTATAGTGCAGTGGAACAGTTTCAAAGAGAAGCTGCAGAGTGTCCACACGTTTGAGGAGGGGATGGAGTCCATGGCCCTGAAATCAACGATAGATCTCACCTGCAGTGACCACATCACTGTGTTTGAGTTCGACATCTTCACGCGGCTCTTTCAG CCGTGGGGGTCTCTCATAAGGAACTGGAACCAGCTAGCAGTGACTCATCCAGGCTACATGGCCTTCCTCACCTATGACCAGGTGATCGCTCGTCTGGAGCACTACATGCACAGACCTGGCAG CTACATATTTCGCCTGAGCTGCACAAAATTGGGCGAGTGGGCCATTGGCCACGTGACCAGGGAAGGCAGCGTCGTCCAGACGATACCCCAGAATACCCCACTTTACCAGGCCCTCGTTCAGGGCTCCCGGGAAGGCTG CTACCTGTACCCAGACGGCCGGGACGGGAACCCCGACATGACAAGCTTGTATCAAGCGGCCCGGCAGGACAAAGTCAAAGTCACGGAG GAGCAGTACGAGCTCTACTGCGACATAGGCAGCACCTTCCAGCTGTGTAAGATCTGCGCAGAGAGGGACAAGGACACTCGGATCCAGCCCTGTGGGCATCTCCTCTGCCAACCCTGCCTCACAGGCTGGCAG CAGAATTCAGCCGGCCACACCTGCCCATACTGTCGCTGCGACATCCGAGGGACGGAGTCCGTCCTCGTGGAGCCCTACCGGCCAGGCAGCGGTCAGAGCGAGGAGGACGCTGAGGACGACCACGAGGAAGAGGACCACGAGGACATCGAACTGATGATCAAAGAAATGGCTTCCCACAGGAAG CAGCAGTCAAGCTTGGATTACCAGGTTCCCGTATCGGGCCTCGCCGCTCCATCTCTGCCCCCTAAAGCCCGCACGAGCCCAAAATGTCCAGCTCCCTCCGGCCTCCAGACACCAGAAACCAGGACTCTGGACCAACAGTCCCGCGCCCGCCCA GATCAAAGTGGCAATGAAGGAcgtagaagagagaaaaaacagacaaatatgAAAAG CAGCACTGAATTAATCCCACCAGCAACGTTTTTGTCTCCTCCTCGGAACAGTGTTGAGG GAGGGGCAGCGTGGCTCAGACCCTCCAGTCCAGTCAAACAGGGACAACAacgtggagagagggaggaatggaaagaggcGCTCAGAGACGACGGATGTGACCCGGCAGAGATGACGAGACGAATGTCCTCCTCATAG
- the cblc gene encoding E3 ubiquitin-protein ligase CBL-C isoform X21: MAAAGSPASPSPESSPRPPTSGDRLLVDKLLKRLVKLRHLCANARLGLRVSPPYLPELVSDTAALLTQVWEPYRGPGAAGGRAPRGDEAEYLRVHARNLLDKTERALLLFKEGREKMFDETSSCRRNLTKLSLLFSHMLWELRAMFPGGGFQGDTYRVTKAEAHEFWISSFGNKCIVQWNSFKEKLQSVHTFEEGMESMALKSTIDLTCSDHITVFEFDIFTRLFQPWGSLIRNWNQLAVTHPGYMAFLTYDQVIARLEHYMHRPGSYIFRLSCTKLGEWAIGHVTREGSVVQTIPQNTPLYQALVQGSREGCYLYPDGRDGNPDMTSLYQAARQDKVKVTEEQYELYCDIGSTFQLCKICAERDKDTRIQPCGHLLCQPCLTGWQNSAGHTCPYCRCDIRGTESVLVEPYRPGSGQSEEDAEDDHEEEDHEDIELMIKEMASHRKQQSSLDYQVPVSGLAAPSLPPKARTSPKCPAPSGLQTPETRTLDQQSRARPDQSGNEGRRREKKQTNMKSTELIPPATFLSPPRNSVEGGAAWLRPSSPVKQGQQRGEREEWKEALRDDGCDPAEMTRRMSSS; the protein is encoded by the exons ATGGCGGCGGCCGGTTCGCCAGCCTCCCCGAGCCCGGAATCgagcccccggccccccaccaGTGGAGATCGGCTGCTGGTGGACAAACTCCTCAAAAGACTGGTTAAACTCCGCCACCTGTGCGCCAACGCCCGGCTGGGCCTGAGGGTCAGCCCGCCCTACCTGCCGGAGCTGGTGTCGGACACAGCGGCGCTGCTCACGCAGGTGTGGGAGCCCTACCGAGGCCCCGGGGCGGCGGGCGGCCGGGCCCCCCGGGGGGACGAGGCCGAGTACCTGAGGGTCCATGCCCGAAACCTGCTGGATAAGACGGAGcgagctctgctgctgttcaaaGAGGGGCGCGAGAAGATGTTTGATGAGACGTCCAGCTGCAG GAGGAACTTGACCAAACTGTCGTTGCTGTTCAGTCACATGCTCTGGGAGCTGAGGGCCATGTTTCCAGGGGGCGGTTTTCAAGGTGACACTTACAGGGTGACCAAGGCCGAGGCCCATGAGTTCTGGATTTCTTCATTTGGAAATAA GTGTATAGTGCAGTGGAACAGTTTCAAAGAGAAGCTGCAGAGTGTCCACACGTTTGAGGAGGGGATGGAGTCCATGGCCCTGAAATCAACGATAGATCTCACCTGCAGTGACCACATCACTGTGTTTGAGTTCGACATCTTCACGCGGCTCTTTCAG CCGTGGGGGTCTCTCATAAGGAACTGGAACCAGCTAGCAGTGACTCATCCAGGCTACATGGCCTTCCTCACCTATGACCAGGTGATCGCTCGTCTGGAGCACTACATGCACAGACCTGGCAG CTACATATTTCGCCTGAGCTGCACAAAATTGGGCGAGTGGGCCATTGGCCACGTGACCAGGGAAGGCAGCGTCGTCCAGACGATACCCCAGAATACCCCACTTTACCAGGCCCTCGTTCAGGGCTCCCGGGAAGGCTG CTACCTGTACCCAGACGGCCGGGACGGGAACCCCGACATGACAAGCTTGTATCAAGCGGCCCGGCAGGACAAAGTCAAAGTCACGGAG GAGCAGTACGAGCTCTACTGCGACATAGGCAGCACCTTCCAGCTGTGTAAGATCTGCGCAGAGAGGGACAAGGACACTCGGATCCAGCCCTGTGGGCATCTCCTCTGCCAACCCTGCCTCACAGGCTGGCAG AATTCAGCCGGCCACACCTGCCCATACTGTCGCTGCGACATCCGAGGGACGGAGTCCGTCCTCGTGGAGCCCTACCGGCCAGGCAGCGGTCAGAGCGAGGAGGACGCTGAGGACGACCACGAGGAAGAGGACCACGAGGACATCGAACTGATGATCAAAGAAATGGCTTCCCACAGGAAG CAGCAGTCAAGCTTGGATTACCAGGTTCCCGTATCGGGCCTCGCCGCTCCATCTCTGCCCCCTAAAGCCCGCACGAGCCCAAAATGTCCAGCTCCCTCCGGCCTCCAGACACCAGAAACCAGGACTCTGGACCAACAGTCCCGCGCCCGCCCA GATCAAAGTGGCAATGAAGGAcgtagaagagagaaaaaacagacaaatatgAAAAG CACTGAATTAATCCCACCAGCAACGTTTTTGTCTCCTCCTCGGAACAGTGTTGAGG GAGGGGCAGCGTGGCTCAGACCCTCCAGTCCAGTCAAACAGGGACAACAacgtggagagagggaggaatggaaagaggcGCTCAGAGACGACGGATGTGACCCGGCAGAGATGACGAGACGAATGTCCTCCTCATAG
- the cblc gene encoding E3 ubiquitin-protein ligase CBL-C isoform X15, with protein MAAAGSPASPSPESSPRPPTSGDRLLVDKLLKRLVKLRHLCANARLGLRVSPPYLPELVSDTAALLTQVWEPYRGPGAAGGRAPRGDEAEYLRVHARNLLDKTERALLLFKEGREKMFDETSSCRRNLTKLSLLFSHMLWELRAMFPGGGFQGDTYRVTKAEAHEFWISSFGNKCIVQWNSFKEKLQSVHTFEEGMESMALKSTIDLTCSDHITVFEFDIFTRLFQPWGSLIRNWNQLAVTHPGYMAFLTYDQVIARLEHYMHRPGSYIFRLSCTKLGEWAIGHVTREGSVVQTIPQNTPLYQALVQGSREGCYLYPDGRDGNPDMTSLYQAARQDKVKVTEEQYELYCDIGSTFQLCKICAERDKDTRIQPCGHLLCQPCLTGWQQNSAGHTCPYCRCDIRGTESVLVEPYRPGSGQSEEDAEDDHEEEDHEDIELMIKEMASHRKQQSSLDYQVPVSGLAAPSLPPKARTSPKCPAPSGLQTPETRTLDQQSRARPQDQSGNEGRRREKKQTNMKSTELIPPATFLSPPRNSVEGGAAWLRPSSPVKQGQQRGEREEWKEALRDDGCDPAEMTRRMSSS; from the exons ATGGCGGCGGCCGGTTCGCCAGCCTCCCCGAGCCCGGAATCgagcccccggccccccaccaGTGGAGATCGGCTGCTGGTGGACAAACTCCTCAAAAGACTGGTTAAACTCCGCCACCTGTGCGCCAACGCCCGGCTGGGCCTGAGGGTCAGCCCGCCCTACCTGCCGGAGCTGGTGTCGGACACAGCGGCGCTGCTCACGCAGGTGTGGGAGCCCTACCGAGGCCCCGGGGCGGCGGGCGGCCGGGCCCCCCGGGGGGACGAGGCCGAGTACCTGAGGGTCCATGCCCGAAACCTGCTGGATAAGACGGAGcgagctctgctgctgttcaaaGAGGGGCGCGAGAAGATGTTTGATGAGACGTCCAGCTGCAG GAGGAACTTGACCAAACTGTCGTTGCTGTTCAGTCACATGCTCTGGGAGCTGAGGGCCATGTTTCCAGGGGGCGGTTTTCAAGGTGACACTTACAGGGTGACCAAGGCCGAGGCCCATGAGTTCTGGATTTCTTCATTTGGAAATAA GTGTATAGTGCAGTGGAACAGTTTCAAAGAGAAGCTGCAGAGTGTCCACACGTTTGAGGAGGGGATGGAGTCCATGGCCCTGAAATCAACGATAGATCTCACCTGCAGTGACCACATCACTGTGTTTGAGTTCGACATCTTCACGCGGCTCTTTCAG CCGTGGGGGTCTCTCATAAGGAACTGGAACCAGCTAGCAGTGACTCATCCAGGCTACATGGCCTTCCTCACCTATGACCAGGTGATCGCTCGTCTGGAGCACTACATGCACAGACCTGGCAG CTACATATTTCGCCTGAGCTGCACAAAATTGGGCGAGTGGGCCATTGGCCACGTGACCAGGGAAGGCAGCGTCGTCCAGACGATACCCCAGAATACCCCACTTTACCAGGCCCTCGTTCAGGGCTCCCGGGAAGGCTG CTACCTGTACCCAGACGGCCGGGACGGGAACCCCGACATGACAAGCTTGTATCAAGCGGCCCGGCAGGACAAAGTCAAAGTCACGGAG GAGCAGTACGAGCTCTACTGCGACATAGGCAGCACCTTCCAGCTGTGTAAGATCTGCGCAGAGAGGGACAAGGACACTCGGATCCAGCCCTGTGGGCATCTCCTCTGCCAACCCTGCCTCACAGGCTGGCAG CAGAATTCAGCCGGCCACACCTGCCCATACTGTCGCTGCGACATCCGAGGGACGGAGTCCGTCCTCGTGGAGCCCTACCGGCCAGGCAGCGGTCAGAGCGAGGAGGACGCTGAGGACGACCACGAGGAAGAGGACCACGAGGACATCGAACTGATGATCAAAGAAATGGCTTCCCACAGGAAG CAGCAGTCAAGCTTGGATTACCAGGTTCCCGTATCGGGCCTCGCCGCTCCATCTCTGCCCCCTAAAGCCCGCACGAGCCCAAAATGTCCAGCTCCCTCCGGCCTCCAGACACCAGAAACCAGGACTCTGGACCAACAGTCCCGCGCCCGCCCA CAGGATCAAAGTGGCAATGAAGGAcgtagaagagagaaaaaacagacaaatatgAAAAG CACTGAATTAATCCCACCAGCAACGTTTTTGTCTCCTCCTCGGAACAGTGTTGAGG GAGGGGCAGCGTGGCTCAGACCCTCCAGTCCAGTCAAACAGGGACAACAacgtggagagagggaggaatggaaagaggcGCTCAGAGACGACGGATGTGACCCGGCAGAGATGACGAGACGAATGTCCTCCTCATAG